A DNA window from Microcystis aeruginosa NIES-843 contains the following coding sequences:
- a CDS encoding sigma factor-like helix-turn-helix DNA-binding protein: protein MSIRCFCTTIKTIEGDRVFWCEVPQLRKSIDAIAGSVADDEAVYFYLWQWLQNDPNNQLVKSHWMVFLQYRSCMVTQRVYKNVGHRIDADYETLFYYLLNLLATAITNNPRNFYGNFQDNKTKPGFFRLILEKWTDKKLRNTLYNFLRGEYKTIGRTNLGIVSLFSANKIQKVLRTSGIFNENHLLIFNCFREVKKASLRSLDKWQEEDWQQVIDRLQQLQPQVILTVEEVQAKLNQIGEIMRNHIDPPYSKFEPNNYDDNSNYFWENIPSKKPSKDLLQQQEIQEDINKLLITLEDEVKQIVYYYYHQKMTQAQIANRLGVHSSTISREITQLCKKIYQLLCAREGKDCPILLNEIQLESRQKQEIDAYLKYFCQSYLTQI, encoded by the coding sequence ATGAGCATTAGGTGCTTTTGTACTACTATTAAGACCATTGAAGGCGATCGAGTTTTCTGGTGCGAAGTGCCACAATTAAGAAAATCGATCGATGCGATCGCTGGAAGCGTGGCCGATGATGAAGCGGTGTATTTTTATCTGTGGCAATGGTTACAGAATGATCCTAATAACCAATTAGTCAAGTCCCATTGGATGGTTTTCTTACAATATCGCTCCTGTATGGTAACTCAAAGGGTCTATAAAAATGTTGGCCATCGGATCGATGCTGATTATGAAACCCTCTTCTACTATTTGCTGAATTTGCTTGCCACGGCAATCACCAACAATCCTCGCAATTTTTACGGTAACTTTCAGGATAACAAGACCAAACCGGGATTTTTTCGCTTAATCTTAGAAAAATGGACAGATAAAAAATTAAGAAATACTCTCTATAATTTTCTGCGAGGAGAGTATAAAACGATTGGCAGGACTAATCTCGGTATAGTCAGTCTTTTTAGTGCGAATAAAATTCAAAAAGTTTTACGAACATCGGGTATCTTTAACGAGAATCATCTGCTAATATTTAACTGTTTTCGAGAGGTTAAAAAAGCTTCTCTTAGATCATTGGATAAGTGGCAAGAGGAGGATTGGCAACAGGTAATCGATCGCCTACAGCAGTTACAACCGCAAGTTATTCTCACCGTTGAGGAAGTGCAAGCAAAACTCAATCAAATAGGGGAGATAATGCGTAATCATATCGATCCTCCTTACTCTAAATTTGAGCCTAATAATTATGACGATAATAGCAATTACTTTTGGGAAAATATCCCCAGCAAGAAGCCAAGTAAAGATTTACTACAACAGCAAGAAATCCAGGAAGATATTAATAAGTTATTAATCACTCTTGAGGATGAAGTTAAACAGATTGTATATTATTACTATCATCAAAAGATGACGCAAGCACAGATCGCTAATCGATTGGGAGTTCATTCATCTACTATTAGTCGAGAAATAACCCAATTATGTAAAAAAATTTATCAGCTACTCTGTGCAAGGGAAGGCAAAGATTGCCCTATTTTGTTAAATGAGATTCAATTAGAATCTCGGCAAAAACAAGAGATCGATGCTTATCTAAAATATTTTTGTCAGTCCTACTTAACTCAAATCTAA
- a CDS encoding DUF1822 family protein, with amino-acid sequence MKVNLDILQQINPKSLWLTFSETEIKQARSILGQYSNQTAKNQALINYLVQICLSNWLKDNLDCSLQIIPENHQYLWEFINGFTWQIKDKKVTTIPSQAIDIEGLTIEQEWVDIPDLAADFYLGVQVDLAEKFLNIWGFISRKDVKNLAEYDSIYHQYYLDSEQMIDDLDILWQSCLEGESEQEKLESLANLSPATAEKLIKKLGQVSPYSPRLDISCQQWLALLNDQQWREKLYQQRLEIIPTKLSQWLQGIITEKWQEILSTIDNYRPINPGFLLAAEKISSRESPTDIQREIRQLYASQKEVEFSEHLTPEEALAKLQHQTQDETIRWQAAEYLWNIDPHYPNAAIRKMLDVGSQLMGYKIALMVGVLSTSDQRIAVLIRAYAMDNFAKLPPGLSLQISDEIGQLIPGLEARAREKPLDSYLQLYFLADADDRFNVNLSLGDSSITEQFRI; translated from the coding sequence ATGAAAGTCAACCTCGATATTTTGCAACAAATTAACCCGAAATCCCTTTGGCTAACTTTTTCGGAAACAGAGATTAAACAAGCTCGATCGATTCTCGGTCAATACTCTAATCAAACCGCCAAAAATCAGGCTTTGATTAATTACTTGGTGCAAATATGCTTAAGCAATTGGCTGAAAGATAATCTTGATTGTTCCCTTCAAATAATACCTGAAAACCATCAGTATCTTTGGGAGTTTATTAACGGGTTTACTTGGCAGATTAAAGACAAAAAAGTTACTACTATTCCCAGTCAAGCGATTGACATTGAGGGATTGACAATAGAGCAAGAATGGGTTGATATTCCCGATTTAGCGGCAGATTTTTATCTAGGGGTGCAGGTAGATTTAGCAGAAAAATTTCTCAATATCTGGGGTTTTATATCCAGAAAAGATGTTAAAAATCTCGCAGAATACGATTCAATTTACCATCAATATTATTTAGATAGTGAGCAAATGATTGATGATTTAGATATTCTTTGGCAGAGTTGTTTAGAGGGAGAGAGTGAACAAGAAAAACTGGAATCTTTAGCAAATTTATCGCCAGCAACAGCAGAAAAATTAATTAAAAAGTTAGGTCAAGTTTCACCCTATTCTCCGAGATTAGATATTAGTTGTCAGCAGTGGTTAGCTTTGTTGAATGATCAGCAATGGCGAGAAAAACTTTATCAGCAGCGTCTAGAAATAATCCCCACTAAACTTAGTCAATGGTTACAGGGAATTATTACAGAGAAATGGCAGGAAATCCTCAGCACTATCGACAATTATCGTCCAATTAATCCAGGGTTTTTGTTGGCTGCTGAAAAAATCAGCAGCCGAGAATCTCCGACAGATATTCAGCGAGAAATTAGACAACTGTATGCTAGTCAAAAAGAGGTGGAATTTTCGGAACATTTAACCCCAGAGGAAGCTTTAGCAAAACTGCAACATCAAACCCAAGATGAAACTATTCGCTGGCAAGCGGCCGAATATCTCTGGAATATTGATCCTCATTATCCCAATGCTGCTATTCGTAAAATGCTCGATGTGGGTAGTCAATTAATGGGTTATAAAATCGCTTTAATGGTGGGAGTTTTATCGACCAGTGACCAGAGAATTGCTGTTTTAATTCGTGCCTATGCCATGGACAATTTTGCCAAGCTACCCCCTGGTTTATCTTTGCAAATTAGCGATGAAATAGGCCAATTAATCCCCGGTTTAGAAGCAAGAGCAAGGGAGAAACCCTTAGATAGCTATCTACAGCTTTATTTTCTAGCTGATGCCGACGATCGCTTTAATGTTAACCTAAGTTTAGGGGACAGTAGCATTACCGAACAGTTTAGGATTTAA
- a CDS encoding ABC transporter substrate-binding protein, whose product MSRVVILKIGDGSFETGFSVTLEIRDNHLLIAPFAEGRLVPNLDIADALQNYRRAYYHWVKSQPSLGITVPHSMITHAAVGDPRDNLKKATKTLKDSLNEWLNSSSLSSIQNHILFHIGTESEVRFFIQTTHFDLQQIPWESWNFLHKWFPDVEIALTIQIDPPRERTFTYPINVLVILGNIDIENKHTSLCLSSLQTVLGNQDKVSMQILSPGSDPPLSTINIHNELIKNPWDIVVYLGHSQTSSDGHDGVFIIDNDTALSPEHNLRNSLEKAVKKGLKLVICNSCDGLGIGRQLANIGVPHIIVMKEPIAVRVALRFLEVFLPNFLGHKSLQESLTIARQDLKLHAFAVDAASSSLLPRLIENPEEPPLILPLPPENTEENHQNNHEQSWPLRLSSRWKQALLFILSLLVTLSILYWGGVFSDDASKYPEISLGEEILLKTNRQDNIIERGRQAFKNKEYKQAIQLFKKSLDRLPNNPEIRIYYNNARAAYQDRNPLKIATSVPLGNNPETAQEILRGIALFQEELNDEQAKNPDFHFLQVVVANDNNSPVDAKDRAEKFVKDPSILAVVGHNASAASEAAKDIYVQGKIVALSPTSFSPKISGNGYVYKMVPDLETFATTLSEYIRKQTDKLIIQNPTNLICYDNRSGDNYNFAQKYRNILLGQQFQKVIKDADFDCNIEPKNNLDQEKIYQKIAQYQVNILMIAPYINDLKRAVSIFKQRPAQQLNLVILGSPTFQSYLTLAEGKQGVENLVITVPWYDLKQDNYIHSFWQNKINVWRTPMAYDATKVILTALRQLYQQGQKFDRELLNQVLRNDFSIEGMTGTVRFDENGVRNMNNNPDDRRYLILQVKKGQFVPLAPIKSAGPV is encoded by the coding sequence ATGAGCAGAGTTGTGATTCTGAAAATTGGTGATGGCAGTTTTGAGACGGGATTTTCCGTCACTCTAGAAATTCGTGACAATCATCTCTTGATAGCACCTTTTGCGGAGGGTAGATTAGTCCCTAACCTTGACATTGCTGACGCTTTGCAAAATTATCGTCGAGCTTATTATCATTGGGTAAAAAGTCAACCCAGTTTAGGAATTACCGTTCCTCATAGCATGATCACCCATGCAGCGGTAGGTGATCCTAGAGACAACCTCAAAAAAGCCACTAAAACTTTAAAAGATAGCTTAAATGAATGGCTAAATTCCAGTTCTCTGAGTTCGATACAAAATCATATCTTGTTCCATATAGGTACTGAGTCAGAAGTAAGATTTTTTATCCAAACTACCCACTTTGATCTACAACAAATTCCCTGGGAGTCTTGGAATTTTTTACACAAATGGTTTCCCGATGTGGAAATTGCTCTTACTATCCAGATAGATCCCCCGAGAGAACGTACTTTTACTTATCCGATTAATGTTTTAGTAATTTTGGGCAATATTGACATCGAAAACAAGCATACTTCCCTGTGTTTATCCAGTTTGCAAACGGTACTAGGAAACCAAGATAAGGTTTCTATGCAAATATTAAGTCCTGGTTCAGACCCTCCTCTTTCAACGATAAATATTCACAATGAGTTGATCAAAAATCCATGGGATATTGTAGTTTATTTAGGTCATAGTCAAACCAGTAGTGACGGTCACGATGGAGTTTTTATCATTGATAATGATACGGCTTTATCTCCAGAACATAACTTAAGAAATTCCCTAGAAAAAGCTGTTAAAAAAGGCTTAAAACTTGTTATCTGTAATTCCTGCGATGGTTTAGGTATTGGCCGTCAGTTGGCTAATATCGGAGTACCCCATATTATTGTTATGAAAGAACCGATCGCCGTGCGGGTTGCTTTGAGATTTCTAGAAGTTTTTCTTCCCAATTTTCTTGGACATAAATCCCTACAAGAATCCTTAACAATCGCTCGACAAGACTTAAAATTACACGCATTTGCGGTGGATGCTGCTAGTTCTTCTTTGCTGCCTCGTTTGATAGAAAATCCTGAAGAACCACCGTTAATTTTACCTTTACCCCCTGAAAATACGGAGGAAAATCACCAAAATAATCATGAGCAAAGTTGGCCTTTACGTCTATCTAGTCGCTGGAAACAAGCTCTGTTATTTATTTTAAGTCTTCTGGTAACTTTATCAATTTTATATTGGGGAGGAGTATTTTCCGATGATGCTAGTAAATACCCAGAAATTAGCTTAGGTGAAGAAATATTATTAAAGACAAACCGACAAGATAACATTATTGAACGGGGAAGACAAGCTTTTAAAAACAAAGAATATAAACAAGCAATTCAGCTTTTTAAAAAATCCCTCGATCGCTTGCCCAATAATCCAGAGATTCGCATCTATTATAATAACGCTCGTGCGGCCTATCAAGACAGAAATCCCTTAAAAATTGCCACCAGTGTTCCGCTTGGTAATAATCCAGAAACTGCTCAGGAAATTTTACGAGGTATTGCTTTATTCCAAGAGGAGTTAAACGATGAACAGGCCAAAAACCCCGATTTTCACTTTCTACAGGTAGTGGTCGCTAATGATAATAATAGCCCCGTAGATGCCAAAGATCGAGCCGAAAAATTTGTTAAAGATCCGTCAATCTTAGCAGTGGTTGGTCATAATGCTTCTGCTGCTAGTGAAGCGGCCAAAGATATCTATGTACAAGGGAAAATTGTTGCCCTATCTCCCACCAGCTTTTCCCCGAAAATCTCCGGTAATGGCTATGTGTATAAGATGGTTCCCGATCTGGAAACTTTTGCCACAACCTTAAGTGAATACATCCGCAAACAAACTGACAAGCTAATTATCCAAAACCCCACTAATTTAATTTGTTACGATAATCGCTCTGGGGATAATTATAACTTCGCTCAAAAATATAGAAACATTCTTCTCGGTCAGCAGTTTCAAAAAGTCATTAAAGATGCAGATTTTGACTGCAATATCGAACCAAAAAATAATTTAGATCAAGAGAAAATTTATCAAAAAATCGCTCAATACCAAGTAAATATTCTCATGATTGCTCCCTATATTAACGATCTGAAAAGAGCCGTCAGTATCTTTAAGCAACGTCCCGCACAACAGTTAAACTTAGTGATTTTAGGTTCCCCCACCTTTCAAAGTTATCTCACCCTTGCAGAAGGTAAACAAGGAGTAGAAAATTTAGTTATCACCGTGCCTTGGTATGATCTCAAACAAGATAATTATATCCACAGTTTTTGGCAAAATAAGATCAATGTTTGGCGCACTCCCATGGCCTACGATGCGACCAAAGTTATCCTCACCGCTTTGCGACAGTTATACCAACAAGGACAAAAATTCGATCGAGAATTATTAAATCAAGTTTTAAGAAACGATTTTTCTATCGAAGGAATGACTGGCACTGTTAGATTCGATGAGAATGGTGTCCGCAACATGAACAATAATCCTGATGATCGCCGCTACTTGATTCTACAGGTCAAAAAGGGTCAATTTGTCCCCCTCGCTCCCATTAAATCTGCCGGTCCAGTCTAA